AGGAGATTGGATTTCAGGTCGCGCAGTAAATTACGCATCGCGAGCATGGCTTTCAGCTGGGGAATTTGCCGCGCCACATGCTCCGGCTCGAAATCTTTCATCTGACGGAATGTCAGGCGCACGTTTTCCTCGCGCCCGTCGCCTGCCAGCGTATTTTCCACGGCGAGATTCACCGCCGGTGAAAATTCAGCAAGCACGCTGTCAAAATTATTTTTATTAACATCGATTTTATTACGTTCAGAAAGCGGGCGGTGCTCCTGACCGTTACTGAAATCACCGGTAACCAGTAATTTCAGCGGCAGCTCGACTTTTTTCTGCGCACCACCGGTATGCAGATTTAACTTCAGGTTAATACGGGCTTTAGGAATTTCTTCCTGAAATGAACCAGACATGACGTGTTCCTTCATTAAGGCAATTTGACGTTGACGGAAAGAACAGGGAGCGTCAGCGACAATCCCTGCCGCATTCTCTGCCGCATCCTTTACGACAGATAAAATCAATGACTTTAAATATGTTACGCCAGGAGAAAGGTTTAACAAGAGGCTCAATTCTTATATCTGTTACACTGCATTTCAGAATTAAATAAAATTCACAGACCCCATCCTATATAACGTTAAAACCAATCAGATAAGTGTATTTATACACAAAAAGAGTGACGCACAGATGTAAATTACATCCGGTTCTGGACGATAAACAAACGGTAAAAATATTCAGTACGGAACAAAGACAAATTCACCTCATAAATAAACGCCGCCTTGATAATAAAAACCATCACCAAAATAGATTTCAGAGATTAATTCCTATGCCTATGCAATTCATATGCAAAATACATTCAACATCCGAATAATACTTGAAGCGCTAATTCGTTGGTGGCGATTTATAAACTGGAACTATATACCGCCGCTACGCAATTTCAGCGCGGATTAAACGTAGCGGCGTCCCACCCTCACCACTCATATTCACTGACAAACGCCTTCTTTTTCACTTTATCATAGAGGCATATCAGGCTAACCT
The genomic region above belongs to Cronobacter malonaticus LMG 23826 and contains:
- the tssB gene encoding type VI secretion system contractile sheath small subunit, with translation MSGSFQEEIPKARINLKLNLHTGGAQKKVELPLKLLVTGDFSNGQEHRPLSERNKIDVNKNNFDSVLAEFSPAVNLAVENTLAGDGREENVRLTFRQMKDFEPEHVARQIPQLKAMLAMRNLLRDLKSNLLDNATFRKELETILKDPALSDGLRAELASLAPKNA